The following coding sequences lie in one Lacerta agilis isolate rLacAgi1 chromosome 4, rLacAgi1.pri, whole genome shotgun sequence genomic window:
- the TXLNG gene encoding gamma-taxilin isoform X3: protein MAARRAELACVDSSRAVGTGPSPAQPQEQREGQKKAAAVAARASGSGSEHMLLTEEEPQNCKFGRSSLDRQLRNSKCTTLNTMLQHSETNCDGAENAGKEVLLLMQALNTLATPEEKLAALCKKYADLLEESRNVQRQMKMLQKKQAQVVKEKVHLQSEHSKAILARSKLESLCRELQRHNKTLKEENMQQAREEEERRKEATAHFQITLNEIQAQLEQHGIHNAKLRQENIELGEKLKKLVEQYTLREEHMDKVFKHKELQQQLVDAKLQQTTQLIKEAEEKHQREREFLLKEATESRHKCEQMKQQEAQLKQQLSLYMDKFEEFQTTMAKSNELFTTFRQEMEKMTKKIKKLEKEIIVWRTKWENNNKALLQMAEEKTVKDKEYKGFQIKLERLEKLCRALQTERNELNEKVEVLKEQVSLRETDVDLAVHVLQSCTLNSHEELGSSTNGAQEGIQPDPESSVANEGSEKTVCLDSIPTADFVD from the exons cATATGCTGCTTACTGAGGAAGAACCGCAAAACTGTAAATTTGGAAGGAGCAGCCTGGACCGGCAGCTGAGGAACAGCAAGTGCACTACGCTGAATACAATGTTGCAGCATTCAGAAACAAATTGCGATGGCGCGGAAAATGCAG GGAAAGAAGTACTCTTATTGATGCAAGCTTTAAATACTCTTGCTACTCCAGAAGAAAAGTTGGCTGCACTCTGCAAGAAATACGCTGATCTG TTGGAGGAGAGCCGAAATGTTCAaaggcaaatgaagatgttgcaGAAGAAACAAGCACAGGTTGTGAAGGAGAAGGTCCACTTGCAGAGTGAGCACAGCAAGGCCATTCTAGCACGCAGCAAACTGGAATCTCTCTGTCGTGAGCTTCAACgccataataaaactttaaag GAAGAGAACATGCAACAAGCCCGTGAAGAGGAAGAGAGACGTAAAGAAGCAACTGCCCACTTCCAGATCACACTAAATGAAATTCAGGCGCAGCTGGAACAGCATGGCATACACAATGCAAAGCTTCGTCAGGAAAATATTGAATTGGGGGAGAAGTTGAAGAAACTTGTAGAACAATATACACTGCGAGAAGAA CACATGGACAAAGTCTTCAAGCATAAAGAACTGCAACAGCAGCTGGTGGATGCCAAGCTTCAGCAGACAACTCAGCTTATAAAAGAAGCAGAAGAGAAGcatcagagagagagggagttt CTACTAAAAGAGGCTACTGAGTCTAGACACAAGTGTGAACAGATGAAACAGCAAGAAGCTCAATTAAAACAGCAG CTTTCTCTCTACATGGATAAATTTGAAGAATTCCAGACAACAATGGCAAAGAGCAATGAACTTTTCACAACATTCAGGCAAGAGATGGAAAAG ATgaccaagaaaataaaaaaactggaaaaagaaataatagTTTGGCGCACAAaatgggaaaacaacaacaaagctctctTGCAAATGGCTGAAGAA AAAACAGTGAAGGACAAAGAATACAAAGGCTTCCAAATAAAACTGGAGCGTTTGGAAAAGCTGTGCAGGGCTCTTCAAACAGAAAGGAATGAGCTGAATGAGAAGGTGGAAGTTCTTAAGGAACAGGTTTCTTTAAGAGAAACAGATGTTGATCTAGCTGTGCATGTGTTGCAGTCATGCACACTCAATTCGCATGAGGAACTGGGGAGTTCTACCAATGGAGCGCAAGAAGGAATTCAGCCAGATCCCGAATCATCAGTGGCAAATGAGGGCTCTGAAAAAACTGTTTGCCTGGATTCCATTCCTACTGCAGATTTTGTTGACTAA
- the TXLNG gene encoding gamma-taxilin isoform X1: MAARRAELACVDSSRAVGTGPSPAQPQEQREGQKKAAAVAARASGSGSEHMLLTEEEPQNCKFGRSSLDRQLRNSKCTTLNTMLQHSETNCDGAENAGALEEAEDFIPRNRNVLGAAFCPQELREETPGREETRTDPPDGQQDPESEKGKEKTLGKEVLLLMQALNTLATPEEKLAALCKKYADLLEESRNVQRQMKMLQKKQAQVVKEKVHLQSEHSKAILARSKLESLCRELQRHNKTLKEENMQQAREEEERRKEATAHFQITLNEIQAQLEQHGIHNAKLRQENIELGEKLKKLVEQYTLREEHMDKVFKHKELQQQLVDAKLQQTTQLIKEAEEKHQREREFLLKEATESRHKCEQMKQQEAQLKQQLSLYMDKFEEFQTTMAKSNELFTTFRQEMEKMTKKIKKLEKEIIVWRTKWENNNKALLQMAEEKTVKDKEYKGFQIKLERLEKLCRALQTERNELNEKVEVLKEQVSLRETDVDLAVHVLQSCTLNSHEELGSSTNGAQEGIQPDPESSVANEGSEKTVCLDSIPTADFVD; encoded by the exons cATATGCTGCTTACTGAGGAAGAACCGCAAAACTGTAAATTTGGAAGGAGCAGCCTGGACCGGCAGCTGAGGAACAGCAAGTGCACTACGCTGAATACAATGTTGCAGCATTCAGAAACAAATTGCGATGGCGCGGAAAATGCAGGTGCGTTGGAGGAAGCAGAGGATTTTATTCCCAGAAACAGGAATGTGTTGGGAGCAGCATTCTGCCCTCAGGAATTGCGAGAGGAGACCCCTGGAAGAGAAGAGACTCGTACTGACCCACCTGATGGCCAGCAAGACCCAGAAAGTGAGAAAGGCAAAGAGAAAACCTTAG GGAAAGAAGTACTCTTATTGATGCAAGCTTTAAATACTCTTGCTACTCCAGAAGAAAAGTTGGCTGCACTCTGCAAGAAATACGCTGATCTG TTGGAGGAGAGCCGAAATGTTCAaaggcaaatgaagatgttgcaGAAGAAACAAGCACAGGTTGTGAAGGAGAAGGTCCACTTGCAGAGTGAGCACAGCAAGGCCATTCTAGCACGCAGCAAACTGGAATCTCTCTGTCGTGAGCTTCAACgccataataaaactttaaag GAAGAGAACATGCAACAAGCCCGTGAAGAGGAAGAGAGACGTAAAGAAGCAACTGCCCACTTCCAGATCACACTAAATGAAATTCAGGCGCAGCTGGAACAGCATGGCATACACAATGCAAAGCTTCGTCAGGAAAATATTGAATTGGGGGAGAAGTTGAAGAAACTTGTAGAACAATATACACTGCGAGAAGAA CACATGGACAAAGTCTTCAAGCATAAAGAACTGCAACAGCAGCTGGTGGATGCCAAGCTTCAGCAGACAACTCAGCTTATAAAAGAAGCAGAAGAGAAGcatcagagagagagggagttt CTACTAAAAGAGGCTACTGAGTCTAGACACAAGTGTGAACAGATGAAACAGCAAGAAGCTCAATTAAAACAGCAG CTTTCTCTCTACATGGATAAATTTGAAGAATTCCAGACAACAATGGCAAAGAGCAATGAACTTTTCACAACATTCAGGCAAGAGATGGAAAAG ATgaccaagaaaataaaaaaactggaaaaagaaataatagTTTGGCGCACAAaatgggaaaacaacaacaaagctctctTGCAAATGGCTGAAGAA AAAACAGTGAAGGACAAAGAATACAAAGGCTTCCAAATAAAACTGGAGCGTTTGGAAAAGCTGTGCAGGGCTCTTCAAACAGAAAGGAATGAGCTGAATGAGAAGGTGGAAGTTCTTAAGGAACAGGTTTCTTTAAGAGAAACAGATGTTGATCTAGCTGTGCATGTGTTGCAGTCATGCACACTCAATTCGCATGAGGAACTGGGGAGTTCTACCAATGGAGCGCAAGAAGGAATTCAGCCAGATCCCGAATCATCAGTGGCAAATGAGGGCTCTGAAAAAACTGTTTGCCTGGATTCCATTCCTACTGCAGATTTTGTTGACTAA
- the TXLNG gene encoding gamma-taxilin isoform X2, with translation MAEQHMLLTEEEPQNCKFGRSSLDRQLRNSKCTTLNTMLQHSETNCDGAENAGALEEAEDFIPRNRNVLGAAFCPQELREETPGREETRTDPPDGQQDPESEKGKEKTLGKEVLLLMQALNTLATPEEKLAALCKKYADLLEESRNVQRQMKMLQKKQAQVVKEKVHLQSEHSKAILARSKLESLCRELQRHNKTLKEENMQQAREEEERRKEATAHFQITLNEIQAQLEQHGIHNAKLRQENIELGEKLKKLVEQYTLREEHMDKVFKHKELQQQLVDAKLQQTTQLIKEAEEKHQREREFLLKEATESRHKCEQMKQQEAQLKQQLSLYMDKFEEFQTTMAKSNELFTTFRQEMEKMTKKIKKLEKEIIVWRTKWENNNKALLQMAEEKTVKDKEYKGFQIKLERLEKLCRALQTERNELNEKVEVLKEQVSLRETDVDLAVHVLQSCTLNSHEELGSSTNGAQEGIQPDPESSVANEGSEKTVCLDSIPTADFVD, from the exons ATGGCGGAGCAG cATATGCTGCTTACTGAGGAAGAACCGCAAAACTGTAAATTTGGAAGGAGCAGCCTGGACCGGCAGCTGAGGAACAGCAAGTGCACTACGCTGAATACAATGTTGCAGCATTCAGAAACAAATTGCGATGGCGCGGAAAATGCAGGTGCGTTGGAGGAAGCAGAGGATTTTATTCCCAGAAACAGGAATGTGTTGGGAGCAGCATTCTGCCCTCAGGAATTGCGAGAGGAGACCCCTGGAAGAGAAGAGACTCGTACTGACCCACCTGATGGCCAGCAAGACCCAGAAAGTGAGAAAGGCAAAGAGAAAACCTTAG GGAAAGAAGTACTCTTATTGATGCAAGCTTTAAATACTCTTGCTACTCCAGAAGAAAAGTTGGCTGCACTCTGCAAGAAATACGCTGATCTG TTGGAGGAGAGCCGAAATGTTCAaaggcaaatgaagatgttgcaGAAGAAACAAGCACAGGTTGTGAAGGAGAAGGTCCACTTGCAGAGTGAGCACAGCAAGGCCATTCTAGCACGCAGCAAACTGGAATCTCTCTGTCGTGAGCTTCAACgccataataaaactttaaag GAAGAGAACATGCAACAAGCCCGTGAAGAGGAAGAGAGACGTAAAGAAGCAACTGCCCACTTCCAGATCACACTAAATGAAATTCAGGCGCAGCTGGAACAGCATGGCATACACAATGCAAAGCTTCGTCAGGAAAATATTGAATTGGGGGAGAAGTTGAAGAAACTTGTAGAACAATATACACTGCGAGAAGAA CACATGGACAAAGTCTTCAAGCATAAAGAACTGCAACAGCAGCTGGTGGATGCCAAGCTTCAGCAGACAACTCAGCTTATAAAAGAAGCAGAAGAGAAGcatcagagagagagggagttt CTACTAAAAGAGGCTACTGAGTCTAGACACAAGTGTGAACAGATGAAACAGCAAGAAGCTCAATTAAAACAGCAG CTTTCTCTCTACATGGATAAATTTGAAGAATTCCAGACAACAATGGCAAAGAGCAATGAACTTTTCACAACATTCAGGCAAGAGATGGAAAAG ATgaccaagaaaataaaaaaactggaaaaagaaataatagTTTGGCGCACAAaatgggaaaacaacaacaaagctctctTGCAAATGGCTGAAGAA AAAACAGTGAAGGACAAAGAATACAAAGGCTTCCAAATAAAACTGGAGCGTTTGGAAAAGCTGTGCAGGGCTCTTCAAACAGAAAGGAATGAGCTGAATGAGAAGGTGGAAGTTCTTAAGGAACAGGTTTCTTTAAGAGAAACAGATGTTGATCTAGCTGTGCATGTGTTGCAGTCATGCACACTCAATTCGCATGAGGAACTGGGGAGTTCTACCAATGGAGCGCAAGAAGGAATTCAGCCAGATCCCGAATCATCAGTGGCAAATGAGGGCTCTGAAAAAACTGTTTGCCTGGATTCCATTCCTACTGCAGATTTTGTTGACTAA